From one Macrobrachium rosenbergii isolate ZJJX-2024 chromosome 52, ASM4041242v1, whole genome shotgun sequence genomic stretch:
- the LOC136833756 gene encoding uncharacterized protein → MLVQQNQVKRTFMINKKMPKLLNLYPEEERSGEDSSCAVRGNNIMLENEVSMPHNIICSELQADPVTSRHNEIISYTTPLVNTMFLPPLFLIRNTLPMNSSIPHQNTFLMGERIIDNHIMQDNTSATTIMDELKNMTDEITVPRKKKKHLSRLGKKYPEIFHLRKNVATNFIKPHNQKVNSSQLPLQNYATINNNVIMSQSASSVLTDHTLVLHQENRIQRLEDLVNLTEQMNATNTDLLRKENSNQYHTQNFQEKNKSCNVFWEILIGNEDSDGKLVNSISASLRNQSNIRNKGQRGTSSEIFLNNATPSESGEGNLKAVCDIQTLGCQQQQHRSKEGIAVEDYIKKFMWL, encoded by the coding sequence ATGCTTGTACAGCAGAACCAAGTCAAGAGAACTTttatgataaacaagaaaatgccaAAATTACTAAACCTATACCCAGAAGAGGAACGTTCAGGAGAAGACAGCTCTTGTGCTGTCAGAGGGAACAATATAATGCTAGAGAATGAAGTATCCATGCCTCACAACATAATATGCAGTGAACTACAAGCTGATCCTGTAACTAGCAGGCATAATGAAATCATATCGTACACAACACCTTTAGTGAATACCATGTTCCTACCACCATTGTTCCTTATTCGTAACACCTTGCCTATGAATTCTAGCATACCTCACCAGAATACATTTCTGATGGGTGAGAGGATCATTGACAATCACATCATGCAAGATAATACATCTGCTACCACAATAAtggatgaattaaaaaatatgacagaTGAAATAACAGTGCccaggaagaaaaagaaacatctcTCAAGGCTTGGAAAAAAATATCCAGAAATTTTTCACTTGCGGAAGAACGTGGCCACTAATTTTATAAAACCACATAACCAAAAAGTCAACTCTTCCCAGTTACCTTTGCAAAATTATGcaacaataaataacaatgttATAATGTCCCAGTCTGCCAGTTCTGTGCTCACTGATCACACGTTAGTGTTACACcaagaaaacagaatacaaagACTAGAAGACTTGGTTAATCTGACGGAGCAGATGAATGCCACTAACACAGACTTACTCAGGAAGGAAAACTCAAACCAATATCATACCCagaactttcaagaaaaaaataaatcttgtaatgtTTTTTGGGAAATATTAATTGGAAATGAAGATAGTGATGGAAAATTAGTAAATTCTATAAGTGCCAGCCTTAGAAATCAATCAAACATACGCAATAAAGGACAAAGAGGTACTTCatctgaaatttttcttaataatgcaACACCATCAGAAAGTGGAGAAGGAAACCTCAAAGCTGTCTGTGACATTCAAACTCTGGGATGTCAGCAACAACAACATCGTTCCAAAGAAGGTATTGCTGTTGAAGATTACATCAAGAAATTCATGTGGTTATAA